Proteins encoded together in one Musa acuminata AAA Group cultivar baxijiao chromosome BXJ3-6, Cavendish_Baxijiao_AAA, whole genome shotgun sequence window:
- the LOC135640561 gene encoding putative pentatricopeptide repeat-containing protein At1g09680, protein MQALVTRRKPSLPLPPPVSPLFHPFLGHLNYSSSSHSPPWYSPPPQTPQADPLLLTISHAVLDSATTSLDASLKPLLPSINPSLFVSLLTLNPLSLPPSSLLDFFHWLSARPTFRHTPLSYLAMAAFLLRHRLPSAALPLLRLLVARRGHHSAPALFSAALQAVTPAPLQSSLVGALAVEYARVGHVSDAIQCLRLSHRHALPLPLDSCSRLLDHLLKSNSPAAAWAFYSEILAAGFPPRVTTFNVLMHSFCKEGKIKQAKSIFNEITKHGSCPTVVSFNTLINGYCKVGNLEAGFELKGRMLDVGLVPDVFTYSVLIRGLCKAGRLDDANELFDEMCSKGLVPNAVTFTTLIDGHCKEGKIEDAMEIYKEMLKRSVRPDVITLNATVNVLCKSGDLGEANRVVEEMRHSGLLPDKVTYTTLIDGCCKEGDLKMAIEIKKRMAVEGIELDEVTYTTLIAGLSREGWVADANTTLHEMVRAGLLPDMATYTMVIDAFCRKGDVKMGFKLLKEMQSKGHKPGVVTYNVIMNGLCKLGQTKNANMLLNAMINVGVAPDDITYNILLDGHCKHGNIEDHEELKGEKGMILDFASYSSLINELVKRPKNH, encoded by the coding sequence ATGCAAGCTTTGGTAACGAGAAGAAAGCCATCACTTCCCCTGCCTCCTCCGGTCTCTCCTCTCTTTCATCCTTTTTTGGGGCATCTTAATTATTCCTCCTCTTCCCATTCGCCTCCATGGTATTCACCGCCGCCTCAAACCCCGCAAGCGGACCCTCTCCTCCTCACAATCTCCCACGCCGTCCTCGACTCCGCCACTACCTCTCTCGATGCCTCCCTGAAGCCCCTCTTACCGTCCATTAATCCATCCCTCTTTGTCTCCCTACTTACCCTCAATCCCCTCTCCCTCCCACCGTCCTCCCTGCTTGACTTCTTCCACTGGCTCTCCGCCCGCCCCACCTTTCGTCACACCCCCCTCTCCTACCTCGCCATGGCCGCCTTCCTCCTCCGGCATCGCCTCCCATCCGCGGCCCTCCCCCTCCTCCGCCTTCTCGTCGCCCGCCGCGGCCACCACTCGGCTCCCGCCCTCTTCTCCGCTGCCCTCCAGGCCGTCACCCCCGCCCCGCTCCAGTCCTCCCTCGTCGGCGCCCTTGCCGTCGAGTACGCCCGCGTTGGCCACGTCTCTGACGCCATCCAGTGTCTCCGCCTCTCCCACAGGCACGCCCTTCCGCTGCCGCTCGACTCGTGCTCTCGCCTCCTCGACCACCTCCTCAAGTCCAACTCCCCTGCTGCCGCCTGGGCTTTCTACTCCGAGATTCTTGCTGCCGGATTCCCACCCAGAGTGACAACGTTCAACGTGTTGATGCACTCCTTCTGCAAGGAAGGTAAGATCAAGCAAGCAAAGTCGATTTTTAATGAGATCACTAAGCATGGATCATGTCCCACGGTGGTGAGCTTCAACACCCTCATCAATGGTTACTGCAAAGTTGGGAACCTGGAGGCAGGATTCGAGTTAAAAGGTCGAATGCTCGATGTGGGTCTTGTTCCTGACGTTTTCACATACAGCGTCTTGATTAGAGGATTGTGCAAAGCGGGACGATTGGATGATGCCAACGAGTTATTCGATGAAATGTGCTCTAAAGGGTTGGTCCCAAATGCTGTTACCTTTACTACATTGATTGATGGGCACTGTAAGGAGGGAAAGATTGAGGATGCCATGGAGATTTATAAAGAAATGTTGAAGAGAAGTGTTAGACCTGATGTGATCACGTTAAATGCTACTGTGAATGTCCTTTGCAAGTCTGGAGATTTGGGAGAGGCAAATCGGGTTGTGGAGGAGATGAGACATAGTGGATTGCTGCCTGATAAAGTGACTTACACCACTCTGATTGATGGCTGTTGCAAGGAGGGTGATCTTAAGATGGCGATCGAGATTAAGAAGAGAATGGCAGTTGAAGGGATCGAGTTGGATGAAGTGACATACACAACACTTATCGCTGGGTTGAGTAGAGAAGGTTGGGTGGCGGATGCAAACACGACTCTGCATGAGATGGTAAGAGCTGGCCTCTTACCAGACATGGCAACCTACACTATGGTGATCGATGCATTTTGCAGGAAGGGAGATGTAAAGATGGGTTTTAAGTTGTTAAAGGAGATGCAAAGTAAGGGTCACAAGCCAGGAGTTGTCACATACAATGTGATCATGAATGGTCTCTGCAAGCTTGGACAAACGAAGAATGCAAACATGCTCCTAAATGCCATGATTAATGTGGGAGTTGCTCCAGACGATATTACCTATAATATTTTATTGGATGGGCATTGCAAGCATGGCAACATTGAAGACCATGAGGAATTAAAAGGTGAAAAGGGAATGATATTGGATTTTGCATCTTATTCTTCATTGATCAATGAATTAGTTAAAAGGCCTAAGAACCACTAA